One window of Botrimarina mediterranea genomic DNA carries:
- a CDS encoding MFS transporter — MNHASDKPAPSTRLAAWSWIPTLYFASGLPYVAVMTLATVMYQNLGVANSVNTDYTALLMWPWVVKPLWSPLVDVLSTQRRWVVAMQAVIAAGLFAVGMAAPTENFLMLTMSGFWLLAIASATHDIAADGFYMASMPERDQAWFVGIRSSFYRLSMIVGSGALVALAGVLNKAAGFSISESWSAVFSGIGVLFVAFAAYHAFALPHPAVRRAVESRTARDVLVEFGRTFSTFFQKPGIGLALAYLLIYRFSEAQLVKMKPLFLLDPRDKGGLGLSNEQLGLLDGTIGVTLLTLGGIVGGIIVARDGLRRWFFPMALAINLPNAAYAWLAFTQPESIWPIATAIGIEQFGYGFGFAGYMLYMLHLSRGEHQTAHYALCTGFMALGMMIPMKYSGALQEWLGYEKFFLWVLAAIVPSLIITLLAPLREEPQEASAT; from the coding sequence TTGAATCACGCCAGCGATAAGCCCGCCCCTTCGACTCGCCTTGCGGCGTGGAGTTGGATTCCGACGCTCTATTTTGCGTCGGGGCTGCCCTACGTCGCCGTGATGACGCTGGCGACAGTGATGTACCAGAACCTGGGCGTCGCCAATTCGGTCAACACCGATTACACGGCCCTATTGATGTGGCCGTGGGTGGTCAAGCCGCTTTGGAGCCCGCTCGTCGATGTGCTGAGCACTCAGCGCCGGTGGGTGGTGGCGATGCAAGCCGTGATCGCAGCGGGGCTGTTTGCGGTCGGGATGGCGGCGCCGACAGAGAACTTCTTGATGCTCACGATGAGCGGCTTCTGGCTGTTGGCGATCGCATCGGCGACGCACGACATCGCCGCCGATGGCTTCTACATGGCGAGCATGCCCGAGCGTGATCAGGCTTGGTTCGTGGGCATCCGGAGCTCGTTTTATCGGCTATCAATGATCGTCGGTTCGGGCGCGCTGGTGGCGTTGGCGGGGGTGCTCAATAAGGCGGCTGGCTTTTCGATCAGCGAATCGTGGTCGGCGGTCTTTAGCGGCATCGGCGTCTTGTTCGTCGCCTTCGCGGCGTATCACGCCTTTGCCCTACCCCACCCTGCCGTTCGACGTGCGGTTGAGTCACGGACCGCCCGCGATGTCCTCGTCGAGTTTGGCAGGACGTTCAGCACCTTCTTTCAAAAGCCGGGAATCGGCCTGGCGCTCGCCTACCTGTTGATCTACCGATTCAGCGAAGCGCAGCTGGTGAAGATGAAGCCCCTCTTCCTGCTCGATCCGCGGGACAAGGGAGGCCTGGGGCTTTCGAACGAACAACTCGGTCTCTTGGACGGCACCATCGGTGTGACGTTACTGACGCTGGGTGGAATTGTCGGCGGCATCATCGTCGCCCGCGACGGCCTGCGGCGGTGGTTCTTCCCCATGGCGTTGGCGATCAACCTCCCGAACGCCGCTTACGCGTGGCTGGCGTTCACGCAACCCGAATCGATCTGGCCGATCGCAACCGCTATCGGCATCGAGCAGTTTGGTTACGGCTTTGGTTTCGCCGGCTACATGCTTTACATGCTGCACCTGTCTCGCGGCGAGCACCAGACCGCCCATTACGCCCTTTGCACGGGGTTCATGGCCCTCGGGATGATGATCCCAATGAAGTACTCCGGCGCCCTGCAAGAGTGGCTCGGCTACGAGAAATTCTTCCTCTGGGTGTTGGCGGCGATCGTCCCGAGTTTGATCATTACGTTGCTCGCACCGCTCCGTGAAGAACCGCAGGAAGCCTCTGCAACATGA
- a CDS encoding glycoside hydrolase family 10 protein — MTFRQLLAATRPLLFVAAVLAPTLSHGQDDAAITPPPVPREFRAVWVATVANIDWPSKPGLSNDELKAELTGILDLCVKLKLNAVVLQVRPACDALYASELEPWSAFLTGKQGQAPADGFDPLTWACEQAHARGLELHAWFNPYRATHPADKGPLDTSHIAVRRPELAPQYGVYRWLDPGAKEASEHSMDVMLDVVRRYDVDAVHFDDYFYPYPISDALEDGTGEKKQVEVPFPDDASWKVYCDETPEDERMTREDWRRDNVNRFIRDLGVEIHKVKPHVRLGVSPFGIWRPGHPEGIQGFDQYAKLYADAKLWLNEGWVDYLSPQLYWAIDQKPQSFTALLAWWASENTHIRNLWPGLYTSRLGGDAPKYPAQEIVDQILATREQSGDEAGHIHFSMKALVKNWLGINDKLKETVYADGALPPDSDWLAGDKERPAAPSVERVEEEGTPQFALSLDGDAKPSRWVLQKRCGDDWTTGVFGGQIETIRVRPNADGVAADAIAVSAVDEFGRLGEPTVVAID, encoded by the coding sequence ATGACGTTTCGCCAACTGCTCGCCGCGACTCGCCCCCTCCTCTTCGTCGCCGCCGTCCTGGCGCCGACGCTCAGTCACGGTCAGGACGACGCGGCGATCACGCCGCCGCCCGTGCCGCGGGAGTTCCGCGCCGTCTGGGTCGCGACCGTCGCCAACATCGACTGGCCGAGCAAGCCGGGGCTCTCGAACGACGAGCTCAAGGCCGAACTGACCGGCATCCTCGACCTGTGCGTCAAGCTGAAGCTCAACGCCGTGGTGCTGCAGGTCCGGCCGGCGTGCGACGCGCTGTACGCTTCGGAGCTCGAGCCCTGGAGCGCGTTCCTCACCGGCAAGCAGGGGCAGGCGCCCGCCGACGGCTTCGACCCGCTCACGTGGGCCTGCGAGCAAGCCCACGCCCGCGGCCTCGAGTTACACGCCTGGTTCAACCCTTACCGGGCGACCCACCCGGCGGACAAAGGCCCGCTCGACACGTCGCACATCGCCGTCCGCCGGCCCGAGCTCGCGCCGCAATACGGCGTCTACCGCTGGCTCGACCCGGGCGCGAAAGAAGCGTCCGAGCACTCGATGGACGTGATGCTCGACGTGGTGCGTCGTTACGACGTCGACGCCGTTCACTTCGACGATTACTTCTACCCTTACCCGATCAGCGACGCCCTGGAAGACGGGACGGGCGAGAAGAAGCAGGTGGAAGTCCCCTTCCCCGATGACGCCAGTTGGAAGGTCTACTGCGACGAGACGCCCGAAGACGAGCGGATGACGCGCGAAGATTGGCGCCGCGACAACGTCAACCGCTTCATCCGGGACCTCGGCGTCGAGATCCACAAGGTGAAGCCCCACGTCCGGCTCGGCGTGAGCCCCTTCGGCATCTGGCGCCCCGGCCATCCCGAGGGCATTCAGGGCTTCGACCAGTACGCCAAGCTCTACGCCGACGCCAAGCTGTGGCTCAACGAGGGTTGGGTCGATTACCTCTCGCCGCAGCTCTACTGGGCGATCGACCAGAAGCCGCAGAGCTTCACGGCGCTACTCGCTTGGTGGGCGAGTGAGAACACCCACATCCGCAACCTCTGGCCGGGGCTCTACACGTCTCGGCTCGGCGGCGACGCCCCGAAGTACCCGGCGCAGGAGATCGTTGATCAGATTCTCGCAACCCGCGAACAATCGGGCGACGAGGCGGGCCACATCCACTTCAGCATGAAGGCCTTGGTGAAGAACTGGCTGGGCATCAACGACAAGCTCAAGGAGACCGTCTACGCCGACGGCGCCTTGCCGCCCGATTCGGATTGGCTGGCTGGCGACAAGGAAAGGCCCGCGGCGCCAAGTGTTGAGCGCGTCGAGGAAGAGGGGACGCCGCAGTTTGCGTTGTCGCTCGACGGCGACGCCAAGCCGTCGCGCTGGGTGCTGCAGAAGCGCTGTGGCGATGACTGGACGACCGGCGTCTTCGGCGGGCAGATCGAAACGATCCGCGTCCGCCCCAACGCCGACGGCGTCGCGGCCGACGCGATCGCGGTCTCGGCGGTGGACGAGTTCGGCCGCCTCGGCGAGCCGACGGTTGTAGCCATCGATTAA
- a CDS encoding ammonium transporter — MTLALERRGWAVMLLALLAALAGPAGYAIAQEEAEAPAATEEAVEAPAEEEAVAEEPVEEEATTEEAPEEEAVDLGIGYAFDNAVLFFCAVLVFFMQAGFAMVEAGFNSSKNAVNIMFKNAMDICVGVLLFFAVGFGLMYPLGYENNAEAAEHLDTAPGFFSFGNLGLSGYSSGFSVEVDWLFQAVFAATAATIVSGAVAGRMKVSGYLIYSAILTGLVYPVSGFWKWGGGWLTRFGDYDSTANEFAMAFQDFAGSAVVHGLGGFAGLAGAIVLGPRIGRFVETKSIPMPGHNIPLAGLGVFILWFGWYGFNPGSQLAFTSTDDINATMHCAITTTLAAGAGGIVATVLSWLMFGKPDLSMGLNGILAGLVSITACCDCMTDWWSIVVGAIGGVLVIFGIIMLDKLKIDDPVGAWPVHGLCGIWGCLAIGIIPNDYLRDGATSFAIQATGALSICAWGFGTMFILFSVLKAVGLLRVSPEEEQQGLDISEHGMAAYTH, encoded by the coding sequence ATGACGCTAGCTCTCGAGCGGCGTGGCTGGGCCGTGATGCTGTTGGCCCTGCTCGCTGCACTCGCCGGCCCCGCCGGCTACGCGATCGCGCAGGAGGAGGCCGAAGCCCCCGCCGCAACCGAAGAAGCTGTCGAAGCGCCGGCCGAGGAAGAGGCCGTGGCGGAAGAACCTGTTGAAGAGGAAGCGACCACGGAAGAGGCGCCTGAGGAAGAAGCCGTTGATCTAGGCATCGGTTACGCGTTCGACAACGCTGTTCTGTTCTTCTGCGCGGTTCTTGTGTTCTTTATGCAAGCCGGCTTCGCGATGGTCGAGGCCGGTTTCAACTCGTCGAAGAATGCTGTGAACATCATGTTCAAGAACGCTATGGACATCTGCGTCGGCGTTCTATTGTTCTTCGCCGTTGGTTTCGGACTCATGTATCCCCTCGGGTACGAGAATAATGCTGAAGCTGCGGAGCACCTGGACACCGCGCCGGGCTTTTTCTCGTTCGGCAATCTTGGCTTGAGCGGATACTCATCCGGCTTCTCGGTCGAAGTCGATTGGCTATTCCAAGCGGTGTTCGCTGCCACGGCTGCAACTATTGTTTCTGGTGCGGTTGCCGGACGTATGAAGGTCTCGGGCTACCTGATTTACAGTGCCATTCTTACCGGTCTAGTTTATCCAGTGAGCGGCTTCTGGAAATGGGGCGGCGGCTGGCTTACACGCTTTGGTGATTACGATTCCACTGCGAATGAGTTTGCAATGGCCTTCCAAGACTTTGCTGGATCGGCAGTTGTACACGGCCTCGGCGGCTTCGCGGGCCTAGCGGGTGCGATTGTTCTCGGCCCTCGGATTGGACGCTTTGTCGAGACCAAGAGTATTCCGATGCCGGGCCACAACATTCCGCTTGCCGGCCTCGGTGTGTTCATCCTCTGGTTCGGCTGGTACGGCTTTAATCCCGGCAGCCAGCTTGCGTTTACGTCCACGGACGACATCAACGCCACAATGCACTGCGCCATTACCACCACGCTTGCTGCTGGCGCAGGCGGCATCGTTGCTACGGTCCTTAGCTGGCTGATGTTTGGTAAGCCGGACCTGTCCATGGGTCTCAACGGTATCCTAGCAGGATTGGTCAGCATCACGGCCTGTTGTGACTGCATGACAGATTGGTGGTCTATCGTCGTAGGCGCCATCGGCGGCGTATTGGTGATCTTCGGTATCATCATGCTCGACAAGCTAAAGATTGATGACCCCGTCGGCGCGTGGCCTGTCCACGGTCTCTGCGGCATCTGGGGCTGCTTGGCGATCGGCATCATTCCCAACGACTACCTGAGAGATGGCGCTACGTCGTTTGCTATCCAAGCGACCGGCGCACTGTCGATCTGTGCATGGGGTTTCGGGAC